In the Staphylococcus sp. IVB6240 genome, one interval contains:
- a CDS encoding UDP-N-acetylglucosamine 1-carboxyvinyltransferase, giving the protein MAQDVIKIRGGQKLKGKVEISGAKNSSVAIIPAALMAEGPVTLDGLPEISDVETLVSLLEDLNIKTNLSEGTLKIDPSEIENAPLPNNKVESLRASYYMMGAMLGRFNKCVIGLPGGCPLGPRPIDQHIKGFKALGTKIDESDDTSMKLEAERLVGANIYLDIVSVGATINIMLAATRAEGQTIIENAAKEPEVVDVANFLNSLGAKISGAGTSTIKISGVPYLSGSRHTIIPDRIEAGTYMCIAAACGEEIVIDNIIPEHVEPLTVKLKELGVNIESGDDYMIVKATAPYKNVDIKTLVYPGFATDLQQPITPLLFLADGPSFVTDTIYPERFKHVPELQNMNAAITVDQGTATIKPSQLVGADVYASDLRAGACLIIAGLLAEGVTTIYNVRHIYRGYSNIVETLKSLGADIWTEQQA; this is encoded by the coding sequence ATGGCACAAGATGTAATTAAAATTAGAGGTGGCCAAAAGTTAAAAGGTAAGGTTGAAATCAGTGGTGCCAAAAATAGTTCGGTTGCGATTATACCAGCTGCATTAATGGCTGAAGGACCAGTGACATTAGACGGACTACCAGAAATATCAGATGTTGAAACATTAGTGAGCTTGCTTGAAGATTTAAATATAAAAACAAATTTATCTGAGGGAACATTAAAAATCGATCCTTCAGAAATAGAAAATGCCCCACTTCCTAATAATAAAGTTGAGTCATTACGTGCTTCTTATTATATGATGGGGGCAATGCTTGGCCGTTTTAATAAATGTGTAATTGGGCTTCCAGGTGGATGTCCATTAGGGCCAAGACCGATTGACCAACATATTAAAGGATTTAAGGCACTGGGTACAAAAATCGATGAGTCAGACGATACATCTATGAAACTTGAAGCGGAACGTCTTGTAGGTGCAAATATTTATTTAGATATCGTCAGTGTAGGTGCAACGATTAATATTATGTTAGCTGCGACGCGTGCGGAAGGCCAAACAATTATTGAAAATGCTGCGAAAGAACCTGAAGTGGTAGATGTAGCAAACTTTTTAAATAGTCTTGGCGCAAAAATCTCAGGTGCTGGTACAAGTACGATTAAGATTTCAGGTGTACCATATTTGTCTGGCAGTAGACATACAATTATTCCTGATCGTATTGAAGCTGGAACGTATATGTGTATTGCAGCTGCATGTGGTGAAGAAATAGTCATTGATAATATTATCCCTGAACATGTTGAGCCGTTAACTGTAAAGTTAAAAGAGTTAGGTGTTAATATTGAATCTGGCGATGATTATATGATCGTTAAAGCAACGGCACCATATAAAAATGTTGATATTAAAACACTTGTTTATCCGGGATTTGCAACGGACCTACAACAACCAATTACACCGTTATTATTCTTAGCTGATGGTCCAAGTTTTGTCACGGATACCATTTATCCAGAACGTTTCAAACATGTACCAGAACTACAGAATATGAATGCGGCAATTACTGTTGATCAAGGAACAGCAACCATTAAACCATCTCAACTTGTAGGGGCAGATGTTTATGCGAGTGATTTGCGCGCAGGTGCATGTCTCATTATTGCTGGTTTACTTGCAGAAGGTGTGACAACCATTTATAACGTTCGTCATATTTATCGCGGCTATTCAAATATCGTAGAAACATTGAAATCATTGGGTGCTGATATTTGGACAGAACAACAAGCATAA
- the fdaB gene encoding class IIb fructose-bisphosphate aldolase FdaB, which translates to MPLVSMKEMLIDAKENGYAVGQYNLNNLEFTQAILQASQEENAPVILGVSEGAGRYMGGFYTVVKMVEGLMHDYEITIPVAIHLDHGSSFEKCKEAIDAGFTSVMIDASHEPYEDNVKITKKVVEYAHERGVSVEAELGTVGGQEDDVVADGVIYADPIECQNLVKETGIDTLAPALGSVHGPYKGEPNLGFKEMEEIGLSTGLPLVLHGGTGIPTHDIKKSISLGTAKINVNTENQIASAKRVREVLAADTEVYDPRKYLGPAREAIKETVVGKIREFGTSNKADNFKA; encoded by the coding sequence ATGCCTTTAGTTTCAATGAAAGAAATGTTAATCGACGCAAAAGAAAATGGCTATGCAGTAGGTCAATATAACTTAAACAACTTAGAATTCACGCAAGCTATTTTACAAGCATCACAAGAAGAAAATGCACCAGTTATCTTAGGTGTTTCTGAAGGTGCTGGGCGTTACATGGGTGGTTTCTACACAGTTGTAAAAATGGTTGAAGGATTAATGCACGACTATGAAATTACAATCCCAGTTGCAATCCACTTAGACCACGGTTCAAGTTTCGAAAAATGTAAAGAAGCAATCGATGCTGGTTTCACATCAGTTATGATCGATGCATCACACGAACCATATGAAGATAACGTTAAAATTACGAAAAAAGTTGTTGAATATGCACACGAACGCGGTGTTTCTGTAGAAGCAGAATTAGGAACTGTTGGTGGACAAGAAGATGACGTAGTAGCAGATGGCGTAATCTATGCAGATCCAATTGAATGTCAAAACTTAGTTAAAGAAACTGGTATTGACACATTAGCACCTGCTTTAGGTTCAGTACACGGACCATACAAAGGTGAACCAAACTTAGGCTTCAAAGAAATGGAAGAAATTGGTTTATCAACTGGTTTACCATTAGTATTACATGGTGGTACTGGTATCCCAACTCACGATATCAAAAAATCTATCTCATTAGGTACTGCTAAAATCAACGTAAACACTGAAAACCAAATTGCTTCAGCTAAACGTGTTCGCGAAGTATTAGCTGCTGACACTGAAGTATACGATCCACGTAAATACTTAGGACCAGCTCGTGAAGCAATTAAAGAAACTGTTGTTGGTAAAATCCGTGAATTCGGTACATCTAACAAAGCAGACAACTTCAAAGCTTAA
- a CDS encoding DUF2529 domain-containing protein, whose product MSKMLTTQLTGVFNRLDAQSLDIQMAAQSLIQAIGGEGHIYVRGYGDIKSFESYVLTSEEKLEASRPLDSLDTLSALDSTDRVLLFGEHYTDEMAKDLSQLIDDHRDVFVITNKPTSSEIPDHLVHFIDLSTPRPLVFTEDYDKVVVPHLMALNYIYYEIYTQMIEMIRDLGL is encoded by the coding sequence GTGTCAAAAATGCTAACGACTCAACTGACGGGTGTATTTAATCGATTAGATGCACAGTCACTTGATATACAAATGGCAGCACAAAGTTTAATTCAAGCAATTGGCGGCGAAGGTCATATTTATGTACGAGGATATGGCGATATCAAATCATTTGAATCTTATGTCTTAACTAGTGAAGAGAAATTAGAAGCAAGTCGCCCTCTTGACTCATTAGATACATTATCTGCGCTTGATTCAACTGATCGTGTATTGTTATTTGGTGAACATTATACAGATGAAATGGCAAAAGACTTATCACAACTTATTGATGATCATCGAGACGTTTTCGTCATTACAAACAAACCGACTTCATCAGAAATTCCTGATCATCTTGTACATTTCATTGATCTTTCTACACCACGTCCTCTTGTTTTCACAGAGGATTACGATAAGGTTGTCGTGCCACACTTAATGGCATTGAACTATATCTATTATGAAATTTATACACAAATGATCGAAATGATTCGTGACCTCGGTCTATAG
- the glpT gene encoding glycerol-3-phosphate transporter has protein sequence MFNFLKPPKPAQSVADQHVDETYKKLRFQVFMGIFLGYAGYYLLRKNFSIAMPYLADQGFSTTGLGFALSAVSIAYGISKFVMGTVSDRSNARTFLVLGLVLTAIVNLLMGFVPAFTSGITIMFIMLFLNGWFQGMGWPPSGRVLVHWFSVSERGSKTAIWNVAHNVGGGLMAPFAIFGVYLMSVLGFDYMKGYEGIFIFPAIIAMIVAIVSYFLIRDTPQSVGLPPIEAYRNDYPTKDKTTFETELTTKEILFKYVLNNKWVWIIAVANIFVYFVRYGVLDWAPLYLSDVKHFDVEGSSWAYFLYEWAGIPGTLLCGWLSDKVFKGRRGPAGFIFMIGVTIAVAVYWLNPAGNPIVDNLALVTIGFLIYGPVMLIGLQALDYVPKKAAGTAAGLTGLFGYLGGAVMANIIMGIVVDNLGWDAGFILLIIVSVLATVSFIFTWNKRGQEVVH, from the coding sequence ATGTTTAACTTTTTAAAACCACCAAAACCTGCACAATCAGTGGCAGATCAACATGTGGATGAAACGTATAAAAAATTACGTTTTCAAGTTTTTATGGGGATCTTCCTTGGTTATGCAGGTTATTATCTATTGCGTAAAAACTTTTCGATTGCCATGCCGTACTTGGCGGATCAAGGGTTTTCAACAACTGGATTAGGTTTTGCATTATCTGCTGTATCTATTGCATATGGTATTAGTAAGTTTGTAATGGGGACAGTCAGCGACCGAAGTAATGCCCGAACATTTTTGGTGTTGGGTTTAGTGTTAACAGCAATTGTTAACTTATTAATGGGATTTGTTCCTGCATTTACATCAGGTATTACGATTATGTTTATCATGCTCTTCCTTAATGGTTGGTTCCAAGGAATGGGATGGCCACCATCTGGCCGTGTGCTAGTTCATTGGTTTAGCGTGAGTGAGCGTGGTAGTAAGACAGCCATTTGGAACGTTGCACATAACGTCGGTGGCGGCTTAATGGCACCATTTGCAATTTTTGGTGTGTACTTAATGTCTGTACTTGGTTTTGACTATATGAAAGGATATGAAGGGATCTTCATCTTTCCAGCAATTATCGCTATGATTGTTGCAATTGTGTCATATTTCTTAATCAGAGATACACCACAATCAGTTGGGTTACCTCCGATTGAAGCATATCGTAACGACTACCCAACAAAAGATAAAACGACTTTTGAAACAGAGCTTACAACAAAAGAGATTTTATTTAAATATGTATTGAATAATAAATGGGTATGGATTATTGCTGTTGCTAACATCTTTGTTTACTTTGTACGATACGGTGTATTAGACTGGGCACCATTGTACCTAAGTGATGTAAAACATTTTGATGTTGAAGGTTCAAGTTGGGCATACTTCCTTTATGAGTGGGCAGGTATTCCAGGAACACTCTTATGTGGTTGGTTATCAGACAAAGTGTTCAAAGGTCGTCGTGGACCAGCAGGATTTATCTTCATGATTGGTGTAACAATTGCCGTTGCTGTGTACTGGTTAAACCCAGCAGGGAACCCAATTGTTGATAATCTTGCTTTAGTCACAATTGGTTTCTTAATTTATGGTCCAGTTATGCTAATTGGTTTACAAGCACTTGACTATGTACCGAAAAAAGCGGCAGGAACAGCTGCTGGATTAACAGGCTTATTCGGATACTTAGGTGGTGCCGTGATGGCGAATATCATCATGGGTATCGTTGTTGATAACTTAGGATGGGATGCAGGATTCATCTTGCTTATCATTGTAAGTGTATTAGCAACAGTGAGCTTTATCTTTACATGGAACAAACGAGGACAAGAAGTCGTTCACTAG
- a CDS encoding CTP synthase has product MTKFIFVTGGVVSSLGKGITAASLGRLLKDRGLKVTIQKFDPYLNVDPGTMSPYQHGEVFVTDDGAETDLDLGHYERFIDINLNKYSNVTAGKVYSHVLQKERRGDYLGGTVQVIPHITNEIKSRLLLAGESTNADVVITEIGGTTGDIESLPFIEAIRQIRSDLGRENVMYVHCTLLPYIKAAGEMKTKPTQHSVKELRGLGIQPDLIVVRTEHEMTQDLKDKIALFCDIDKQNVIECRDAESLYEIPLQLSRQDMDDIVIDRLGLEVERDTQLDEWKHLLDVVNNLEGKVTIALVGKYVALQDAYLSVAESLKHAGYQYMKDIEIRWIDSSEVTDENAESYFHDVDGILVPGGFGFRASEGKISAIKYARENKMPFFGICLGMQLATVEYARHVVGLSDAHSAELDPNTPYPVIDLLPEQKDIEDLGGTLRLGLYPCEIKPGTLAEKIYGETSIQERHRHRYEFNNAYRERLEEAGMIFSGTSPDGRLVEMVELADHPFFIACQFHPEFLSRPNRPQPIFKNFIGACVEQQEK; this is encoded by the coding sequence ATGACTAAATTTATTTTTGTAACGGGTGGCGTGGTATCTTCACTCGGTAAAGGGATTACAGCAGCATCACTTGGACGTTTGTTAAAGGACAGAGGACTTAAAGTCACAATTCAAAAGTTTGACCCTTATTTGAATGTAGACCCAGGTACTATGAGTCCATATCAACATGGCGAAGTATTCGTTACAGATGATGGTGCTGAAACAGACCTTGACTTAGGACACTATGAACGTTTTATCGACATTAATTTAAATAAATATTCTAACGTAACAGCGGGTAAAGTTTACTCACACGTTTTACAAAAAGAGCGTCGTGGTGACTACTTAGGTGGAACAGTTCAAGTTATTCCACATATCACAAATGAAATCAAATCACGTCTTTTATTAGCTGGAGAAAGTACAAATGCGGACGTTGTTATCACTGAAATTGGTGGAACAACAGGTGACATCGAATCATTACCATTTATCGAAGCCATTCGCCAAATCCGTAGTGACTTAGGACGCGAAAATGTCATGTATGTGCACTGTACGTTATTACCGTACATCAAAGCGGCAGGCGAAATGAAGACAAAACCAACACAACATAGTGTAAAAGAATTACGTGGATTAGGCATTCAACCAGACCTTATCGTTGTTCGTACGGAACATGAAATGACACAAGATTTAAAAGATAAAATTGCGTTATTCTGTGATATCGATAAGCAAAATGTGATTGAATGTCGTGACGCTGAATCATTATATGAAATCCCGTTACAATTAAGCCGTCAAGACATGGACGATATCGTGATTGATCGCTTAGGTTTAGAAGTTGAGCGTGACACGCAATTAGATGAGTGGAAACACTTATTGGATGTTGTAAATAACTTAGAAGGTAAAGTGACAATTGCTTTAGTTGGTAAATATGTTGCATTACAAGATGCATACTTATCAGTTGCTGAATCACTAAAACATGCGGGTTATCAATATATGAAAGATATTGAGATTCGTTGGATTGATTCAAGTGAAGTAACAGATGAAAATGCGGAATCATACTTCCATGATGTAGATGGTATCTTAGTACCTGGTGGATTTGGTTTCCGTGCAAGTGAAGGTAAAATTTCAGCGATTAAATATGCACGTGAAAATAAAATGCCATTTTTCGGTATTTGCTTAGGTATGCAACTTGCGACTGTTGAATATGCACGTCACGTTGTTGGTTTATCAGACGCACATTCAGCTGAGTTAGATCCAAACACGCCATATCCAGTGATTGACTTATTGCCAGAACAAAAAGATATTGAAGATCTTGGTGGTACATTAAGACTTGGTTTATATCCATGTGAAATCAAACCAGGAACATTGGCTGAAAAGATCTATGGTGAGACATCAATTCAAGAACGTCATCGTCATCGTTATGAGTTCAACAATGCATACCGTGAACGCCTAGAAGAAGCGGGTATGATTTTCTCAGGAACAAGCCCAGATGGACGTTTAGTAGAAATGGTTGAATTAGCAGATCATCCATTCTTTATCGCATGTCAATTCCACCCAGAATTCTTATCACGTCCAAACCGTCCACAACCGATCTTTAAAAACTTCATCGGTGCTTGCGTAGAACAACAAGAAAAATAA
- the rpoE gene encoding DNA-directed RNA polymerase subunit delta, with protein sequence MKLQDYTQEMMDEKSFIDMAYTLLSEQNDTMNLYDIIDSFKRIGHYEDAQIENRVVQFYTDLNTDGRFLSVGDNVWGLRDWYSVDDIEEKIAPTIQKFEILDEDDEEDQNLTLLGEDDSEGDVNIPNRTDDQEELNDPEDEHVEDEIEESDLVVEEDDEEIDETYDDDELEDDDELEDEEEL encoded by the coding sequence ATGAAATTACAAGATTACACACAAGAAATGATGGACGAAAAGTCATTTATCGATATGGCTTATACATTGCTCAGCGAACAAAACGATACAATGAACCTGTACGATATTATTGATTCATTCAAACGTATTGGTCATTATGAAGATGCACAAATTGAAAACCGTGTTGTTCAATTCTACACAGATTTAAACACAGATGGTCGCTTCTTAAGCGTTGGGGACAACGTATGGGGTCTTCGTGACTGGTATTCAGTAGATGATATTGAAGAGAAAATCGCGCCAACGATTCAAAAATTTGAAATCTTGGATGAAGATGATGAAGAAGATCAAAACTTAACATTACTTGGAGAAGATGATTCTGAAGGTGATGTGAACATTCCAAATCGTACAGATGATCAAGAAGAATTAAATGATCCAGAAGATGAACACGTTGAAGATGAGATTGAAGAGTCAGACCTTGTTGTAGAAGAAGATGATGAAGAAATCGATGAAACGTATGACGATGATGAATTGGAAGATGATGACGAGTTAGAGGACGAAGAAGAACTATAA
- the tarF gene encoding teichoic acid glycerol-phosphate transferase TarF — protein MLKGVIDRLKKSCIKLIFQVVSLKQNKKLVYFESFHGKQYSDNPRALYEYLKQNTDYKLIWGVKKGYESVFKQHGVPYVTRFSIKWFLTMPRAKYWMINTRLPQWFYKSSKTTYLQTWHGTPLKRLGLDIEEVQMPGTNTMKYKQNIVNESKRWDYLISPNRYSTENFERAFQVDRSKIIETGYPRNDKLVNEQHNTSYIQRIKDELNIPADKKVIMYAPTWRDDKFIKQGSYELNLNFDIEKLRQHLSDEYVILLRMHYLVVTRVEENDSFVIDVSDYKDIAELYLISDILITDYSSVMFDFGVLKRPQIFYAYDLEDYDSRLRGFYMDYQNNLPGPIIQNEEDLIHLLKSGEDLKKNYMEPLEQFYETYCSLETGDASKKVIDRIMM, from the coding sequence ATGTTAAAAGGTGTTATAGATAGATTGAAAAAATCATGCATTAAACTTATTTTTCAAGTTGTTTCTTTAAAGCAAAATAAGAAATTAGTGTATTTTGAAAGCTTTCATGGCAAACAATATAGTGATAATCCGAGAGCATTGTATGAATATTTAAAACAAAATACAGATTATAAGCTTATTTGGGGTGTGAAAAAAGGCTATGAATCAGTATTTAAGCAACATGGGGTACCATATGTGACGCGTTTTTCAATAAAGTGGTTTTTAACAATGCCACGCGCCAAGTATTGGATGATTAATACAAGATTACCGCAATGGTTCTATAAATCTTCAAAAACAACATATTTACAAACTTGGCACGGTACACCATTGAAACGTTTGGGCTTAGATATTGAAGAGGTACAAATGCCAGGTACCAATACAATGAAATATAAGCAAAATATTGTTAATGAGAGTAAACGTTGGGATTATTTGATTTCTCCTAACAGATACTCAACTGAAAACTTTGAACGTGCTTTTCAAGTAGATCGTTCTAAGATTATTGAAACCGGATATCCAAGAAATGATAAATTGGTTAATGAACAGCATAACACTTCATATATTCAGCGTATTAAAGATGAGTTGAATATACCTGCTGATAAAAAAGTCATTATGTATGCACCGACATGGCGAGATGATAAATTTATAAAACAAGGATCATATGAATTAAATTTAAATTTTGATATTGAGAAGTTGAGACAACATTTGAGTGATGAATATGTTATTTTATTAAGAATGCACTACTTGGTTGTTACAAGAGTTGAAGAAAATGATAGTTTTGTCATTGATGTTTCAGACTATAAAGATATCGCTGAATTATATTTGATCAGTGACATATTGATAACTGATTATTCGTCAGTCATGTTTGACTTTGGTGTGTTAAAAAGACCTCAAATATTTTATGCTTATGATTTGGAAGATTATGATAGCCGATTGCGAGGCTTCTATATGGACTATCAAAACAATTTGCCGGGTCCAATTATTCAAAATGAAGAAGATTTAATTCACTTATTGAAGAGTGGCGAGGATCTTAAGAAGAACTATATGGAACCATTAGAACAATTCTATGAAACATATTGTTCTCTTGAAACTGGAGATGCTTCGAAAAAAGTGATTGATAGAATCATGATGTAG
- a CDS encoding GNAT family N-acetyltransferase, protein MTKSKRFDDITIQSYDKQYRDALENFELSERQRIYSSLPLEVLDEALNDENRVANVVLNTQQEVIGFFVLHKHYQHEGYDTPEEVVYVRSLSINERYQGHGYGTKMMMILPQYVQEVFPKFNHLYLVVDAENAAAWNLYERAGFMHAATKEEGPIGKERLYYLDLDAKYVSSLKLQYHESDLESPIDVVDLMLNGTKVGFIALEQFEHRLIIRSVYVNESHQSTGVAQNALRQLATYVRKNFEDIKVIEVTLFGPNHQLKPLFEKSNFVETLVADDYRTFEKYINY, encoded by the coding sequence ATGACAAAAAGTAAGCGCTTTGATGATATTACTATACAATCTTATGACAAGCAATACCGTGATGCGTTAGAGAACTTTGAACTAAGCGAAAGGCAACGCATCTATTCATCTTTACCCTTAGAAGTTCTCGATGAAGCACTTAACGATGAAAATCGTGTTGCGAATGTTGTTTTGAACACACAGCAAGAAGTGATTGGTTTCTTTGTGCTACATAAGCATTACCAACATGAAGGTTATGATACACCGGAAGAGGTCGTCTATGTACGTTCGCTTTCAATTAATGAACGCTATCAAGGACATGGGTATGGTACAAAAATGATGATGATATTGCCGCAATATGTACAGGAAGTCTTTCCTAAGTTTAATCATCTTTATCTCGTTGTTGATGCTGAAAATGCAGCAGCATGGAACTTATATGAACGTGCAGGGTTTATGCATGCTGCAACAAAAGAGGAAGGACCTATTGGAAAAGAACGCTTATATTATTTAGATTTAGATGCGAAATACGTATCTTCGCTTAAGCTACAATATCATGAGAGTGACCTAGAAAGTCCTATTGATGTGGTAGATCTGATGTTGAATGGAACCAAAGTTGGATTTATTGCGCTAGAACAATTTGAACACCGCTTAATTATTCGTTCTGTCTATGTTAATGAATCACACCAATCTACAGGTGTTGCACAAAATGCACTGCGACAGTTGGCAACGTATGTTAGAAAAAACTTTGAAGATATTAAGGTAATAGAAGTGACATTATTTGGTCCAAATCATCAATTAAAACCATTATTTGAGAAGAGTAACTTTGTTGAGACATTGGTAGCGGATGATTACCGCACATTTGAGAAGTATATTAATTACTAA
- a CDS encoding BCCT family transporter — MKQSLSKKKKHRNIVYTVAFSIILLMTLIAAVFPKGFGNYAQHVYDFLSINFGWLFLIIVFVLDIFLIFLAASRYGRFKLGPDDGEPEFSFISWIGMLFSAGLGVGIVFWGVAEPLTHYLHSPFPNSVKGESVESARLAMGYTFFHWGISQWSIFAMSGLIVAYFQFRKQRDGLISTAMEPVFGETYRRPYRNVIDILAIIATVMGIATSIGLGILQIAGGLNHVFHVPNNTITLIVITVLMTGIFLSSALTGIERGVKWLSNLNIIIGAALLIFIFIFGDLRFIVETFTVSIGDYISHFVTYSLRIDPYTGDNSWIQQWTVFYWAWVISWSPFIGGFVARVSRGRTIREFVVGVLIIPPLISFTWIAGFGGTAINWALHKNSNIAQVVDKDYTVALFELLRNFPLYEVTSGLAIILIFTFIVTSADSTTHIVSGMATGGVENPKRKHKLVWGLLIGGISLALTVAGGLTSLQTASVVTGLPFSIILLLMIFSLMRALHREPTEHFQMTHIEDEKDFSKTIEEREKNKEM, encoded by the coding sequence ATGAAACAATCATTATCAAAAAAGAAAAAGCATCGTAATATTGTTTATACTGTCGCTTTCTCTATTATCTTACTTATGACGCTCATAGCTGCCGTCTTCCCAAAAGGCTTTGGTAACTATGCGCAACATGTTTATGACTTTTTATCCATTAATTTTGGATGGCTTTTCCTCATTATTGTATTTGTCTTAGATATCTTTTTAATTTTCCTTGCCGCTTCACGTTACGGCCGATTTAAATTAGGACCCGATGATGGAGAACCGGAATTCTCATTTATTTCATGGATTGGCATGTTGTTCTCTGCAGGTCTTGGTGTTGGGATTGTGTTCTGGGGTGTTGCCGAACCATTAACACATTATTTACACTCTCCATTTCCAAATAGTGTCAAAGGAGAATCCGTTGAATCTGCTCGCTTAGCAATGGGATATACCTTCTTCCACTGGGGTATTTCACAATGGTCTATTTTTGCCATGAGTGGTTTAATTGTTGCGTACTTCCAATTCCGAAAACAGCGTGACGGTCTTATTTCTACCGCAATGGAACCCGTATTCGGGGAAACCTATCGCCGACCATACCGAAATGTGATTGATATCCTTGCGATTATTGCTACAGTGATGGGGATTGCCACTTCTATCGGTTTAGGTATTTTACAAATTGCAGGTGGCTTAAATCATGTCTTTCATGTTCCGAACAACACCATTACACTCATTGTGATAACAGTACTTATGACAGGTATCTTTTTAAGTTCTGCATTAACCGGTATTGAACGTGGTGTAAAATGGTTGAGTAATTTAAATATCATTATCGGTGCAGCATTACTCATCTTTATCTTTATTTTTGGTGATTTACGTTTTATTGTTGAAACATTTACTGTATCTATTGGAGATTATATTTCTCACTTTGTCACTTATAGTCTTCGTATTGATCCGTATACTGGCGATAACAGTTGGATTCAACAGTGGACAGTCTTCTATTGGGCTTGGGTTATCTCTTGGTCGCCATTCATTGGTGGTTTCGTCGCACGTGTTTCTCGTGGTCGTACCATTCGTGAGTTTGTTGTGGGTGTACTTATTATCCCACCATTAATCTCATTCACATGGATTGCAGGCTTTGGTGGAACAGCCATTAACTGGGCACTACACAAAAATTCAAATATCGCACAAGTTGTCGACAAAGATTATACAGTCGCACTGTTTGAATTATTACGTAACTTCCCTTTATATGAAGTAACAAGCGGCTTAGCGATTATCTTGATTTTCACATTTATCGTGACGAGCGCCGACTCTACAACACATATCGTTTCAGGTATGGCAACGGGCGGTGTGGAAAACCCTAAGCGTAAACACAAACTTGTATGGGGGCTTTTAATTGGTGGTATTTCACTAGCACTTACTGTTGCCGGTGGACTCACAAGTTTACAAACCGCGTCTGTAGTAACAGGATTACCTTTCTCAATTATTCTATTGCTAATGATTTTCTCTTTAATGCGTGCACTACATCGTGAACCGACGGAACATTTCCAAATGACACACATTGAAGATGAAAAAGACTTCTCTAAAACCATTGAAGAACGCGAAAAAAACAAAGAAATGTAG
- a CDS encoding DUF2089 domain-containing protein, producing the protein MTDKKIPEWLLSLENEDIEFIKQFILSSGSLKDIAKFYGVSYPTVRLRLNNLIQKLNIVDRQNESDFVKYIKHLAIEDKISLSDAKKIIDLYNTEKKG; encoded by the coding sequence ATGACTGATAAAAAAATACCGGAATGGTTATTGTCTCTTGAAAATGAAGACATAGAATTTATTAAACAATTCATTCTTTCATCTGGTTCATTAAAAGATATAGCAAAATTTTATGGAGTATCTTATCCTACAGTTCGTTTAAGATTGAATAATTTAATTCAAAAATTAAATATTGTGGATCGACAAAATGAAAGTGATTTTGTTAAATATATTAAACATCTAGCTATTGAAGATAAAATATCTCTGTCGGATGCTAAGAAAATCATTGATCTATACAATACTGAAAAGAAAGGTTAA